Genomic window (Deinococcus aquiradiocola):
CGGGCTCCTGCGCGGGGCGGGCGGGGGCGGGCGATGGGGTGGGTGCGGCGGGCGCCGCCGGTCCGTGCCGTCCGACGCTGGCGCGTGTGACCGGCGTGACGGGCGCGGCAGGCGCGTCCGTTCCTTCATTCAGTGCGCCCTGGTCGTCCGGCTGGCCGAGGCTGTGCAGCAGGCCCCGGCGCAGCTGGACGCTGTCCGGCCGGTCGGCGGGGCGTTTCGCGAGTGCCATGTCGAGCAGCCGCGCGAGGTTCTTCGGGAGGCCCTCCACGTTCAGCGGGGCCGGGAAGTGCATCAGGTGCGACATCATCAGCGCCTCGTACGTCTCGGCGCGGTGCGGGCGCTCGCCGGTCAGCAGTTCGTACGCGAGCACCCCGAAGCTGTACACGTCGCTGGGCGGGCCGGTCATCTCGCCCTGGTACACCTCGGGCGCCATGTAGAAGGGGCTGCCGGACACCTGACCTCCCTGCGCCTGGAAGTACGTGCTCCCGAAGTCCCCCAGCGCCGCGCGGTACACGCCGGGCAGGCCGGTGCCTTCCAGGTACACGTTCTGCGTCTTGACGTCCTGATGCACCGCGTCGGAGGCGTGCAGGTACGCCATGCCGGACGCCACGTCCGCCAGGATCTGCAGCGCGGCCGTCAGGGACAGCGTCTCGGACGCGAGGTAACGGGCGAGCGTTCCGTCCGGGTAGTGGTGCATGGCGAGGTGACTGTCCGGCCCGAACGGCGTGCCCTCCAGGCCCTGCACGAGGTGCGGGTGCCGGAACTGCAGCGTGAGGCGCACCTCGTTCGCGAAGCGTTCGGCGGCCGCCTGGTCCGCCAGGGTGTCCGGCAGCGGGAGCTTCAGGGCGACGCGCGTTCCGGCCCGCACGGCGCGGACCGTGCCGGGCCCGTCCACGCCGGTCTTTTCCGCCAGGTACACGCGGGACGTGTTGCCGCGCCCCAGGCCGCGCACCAGGCGGTACCCGTTCATGACCGCCTCGTTGGGGGTGGGGTCGGACCCGCTCTGTGCCATAGGTCCGCAGTCTAGCCCATGCCTGCCGGAGCGGCCCCTGCATCTGCCCGGACGGGGAAGGTCGGCAGGGGGGCGCGGATGCGTGGCGGGCGTCTTGTATTACACTGTCTGTGAATGCACAAGCCGACCATCCAGGATGTCGCCCGGCGGGCGGGCGTAGGTGTCGGTACGGTCTCCCGTGTCCTGAACAACCACGCGGCCGTGCGCGCCAGTACCCGCGAGTCGGTGCTGGGCGCCATCGCCGAACTGAACTACACGCCCAACCCGCACGCCCGCCGCATCGCGGGCGGCAAGTCGTACACCATCAGCGTGCTGCTGCCCGTCGTCACCACCGAGTTCTACGTGCGCCTGCTGGACGGCCTGGAGCACGCCTTCCAGGAGGCGCGGTACGACGTGGCGATCTTCCCGCTGCTGGACCGGTCCCGGCTCGAACGGTACCTGGGGAGTCACACGCTGGCGTACCAGGCGGACGGACTGGTGATGGCGACGTACAACCTGACGCAGATGTTCCAGCAGGGCACGAACATCCGGCCGTACAGCGGCCCGACCGTGCTGGTGGACGCGTTCGCGGAGGGTGTGGACTGCGCGTACATGGACAACGTCCTGGGCGGGCGCGTGGCGGGCGAGTACGCCTCGCAGCTGGGCGGGCAGCTGTACGCGGTGTGGGTGGAGACGGAACTCGATCAGCTGTTCACCACGCGCGTCTTCGACGACCGCCGCAGCGGCTTCATGGAGGCGGTCGAGCAGGCGGGGCAGACGGTGCGCGGCGAGTACACGAGCAGCTTCGACTCCCTGAACGCCCGGATGGTGGCGGTGCAGCTCCTCGACGAGGCGGTGCTGCCCGCGACGGTGTTCGCGTCGGCGGACCTGCTGGCGGGCGCGCTGCTGGACGAGGCGCAGGCGCGTGGCCTGCAGCTGGGCCGGGACCTGCGCGTGATCGGCTTCGACGATCAGCCGTGGGCGCAGGGGCGGGGCCTGACGACGCTGCACCAGCCGGTCGAGGCGATGGGGTACGAGGCGGCGCAGCTGCTGCTGACGCGCCTGTCGGGGCACGAGGGGCCGCCGCGCGCGCGCCGCTTCGAGCCGAGGCTGGTCGTGAGGTCCAGCAGCCAGTAGCGGCCGGGTGCCGGGCATTCACCAGCAGGACTTGAGGGATTTGCAGTCCGGGCTACTGCACAGGGTATTGGTGTCTTGTGTACACTGGGTTCAGAAGTCGTGCGGCTCCGGGTGATCCGGAGTGGAGTTTCGCGGTCTGCCGTGCCCAAGCGCTCACTTGTGAAAGCCTTCACACCGTCGTCCGGACCTCGAAGCCTACACACGCCCGTCGACCCGTCTAGGAGAATTGCCATGAAAACCCTGATCCTCGGTGCTGGTTATGCCGGCCTTGCTGTTGCCACCAAACTCAAGCCCACCCCCGGCCTCGACGTCACCATGCTGGAACGCAACCCCTACCACACCTTCGAGACCCGCCTGCACGAGGCCGCCGCGCACAACACCAAGGTCACGCTGCCCCTCGCGCCGCTCCTCAAGGGCACCGGCGTCCAGATGGAGAACCTGACCGTCGAAGCCGTCGACCTCGACAAGAAGGAAGTCACCACCAAGGAAGGCAAGACCTTCACGTACGACACCCTCGTGGTGGGCCTCGGCTCCGTCACGAACTTCTACCGCATCCCCGGCCTCGCCGAGAACGCCACCGAACTCAAGGAACTCAAGGACGCCGACGAGATCTTCGCCTTCGTCAACCGCGCCTTCGAC
Coding sequences:
- a CDS encoding serine/threonine-protein kinase produces the protein MAQSGSDPTPNEAVMNGYRLVRGLGRGNTSRVYLAEKTGVDGPGTVRAVRAGTRVALKLPLPDTLADQAAAERFANEVRLTLQFRHPHLVQGLEGTPFGPDSHLAMHHYPDGTLARYLASETLSLTAALQILADVASGMAYLHASDAVHQDVKTQNVYLEGTGLPGVYRAALGDFGSTYFQAQGGQVSGSPFYMAPEVYQGEMTGPPSDVYSFGVLAYELLTGERPHRAETYEALMMSHLMHFPAPLNVEGLPKNLARLLDMALAKRPADRPDSVQLRRGLLHSLGQPDDQGALNEGTDAPAAPVTPVTRASVGRHGPAAPAAPTPSPAPARPAQEPEKRSWNPFKRRK
- a CDS encoding LacI family DNA-binding transcriptional regulator yields the protein MHKPTIQDVARRAGVGVGTVSRVLNNHAAVRASTRESVLGAIAELNYTPNPHARRIAGGKSYTISVLLPVVTTEFYVRLLDGLEHAFQEARYDVAIFPLLDRSRLERYLGSHTLAYQADGLVMATYNLTQMFQQGTNIRPYSGPTVLVDAFAEGVDCAYMDNVLGGRVAGEYASQLGGQLYAVWVETELDQLFTTRVFDDRRSGFMEAVEQAGQTVRGEYTSSFDSLNARMVAVQLLDEAVLPATVFASADLLAGALLDEAQARGLQLGRDLRVIGFDDQPWAQGRGLTTLHQPVEAMGYEAAQLLLTRLSGHEGPPRARRFEPRLVVRSSSQ